In one Rhinopithecus roxellana isolate Shanxi Qingling chromosome 1, ASM756505v1, whole genome shotgun sequence genomic region, the following are encoded:
- the LOC115897745 gene encoding septin-2 — MSKQQPTQFINPETPGYVGFANLPNQVHRKSVKKGFEFTLMVVGESGLGKSTLINSLFLTDLYPERVIPGAAEKIERTVQIEASTVEIEERGVKLRLTVVDTPGYGDAINCRDCFKTIISYIDEQFERYLHDESGLNRRHIIDNRVHCCFYFISPFGHGLKPLDVAFMKAIHNKVNIVPVIAKADTLTLKERERLKKRILDEIEEHNIKIYHLPDAESDEDEDFKEQTRLLKASIPFSVVGSNQLIEAKGKKVRGRLYPWGVVEVENPEHNDFLKLRTMLITHMQDLQEVTQDLHYENFRSERLKRGGRKVENEDVNKDQILLEKEAELRRMQEMIARMQAQMQMQMQTGDGDGGALGHHV, encoded by the coding sequence ATGTCTAAGCAACAACCAACTCAGTTTATAAATCCAGAAACTCCTGGCTATGTTGGATTTGCAAATCTCCCCAATCAAGTTCACCGAAAATCAGTGAAAAAAGGTTTTGAGTTCACACTGATGGTGGTCGGTGAATCAGGTCTAGGAAAATCGACTCTCATAAACAGCCTTTTCCTAACTGATCTCTACCCAGAAAGAGTCATACCTGGAGCTGcagaaaaaattgaaagaactGTCCAGATTGAGGCTTCAACTGTTGAAATTGAAGAGCGAGGGGTGAAGCTACGCCTGACAGTGGTAGATACCCCTGGCTATGGTGATGCTATCAACTGCAGAGATTGTTTTAAGACAATTATCTCCTATATTGATGAGCAGTTTGAGAGGTACCTGCATGACGAGAGCGGCTTGAACAGGCGGCACATCATTGATAATAGGGTGCATTGttgcttttactttatttcaCCTTTTGGACATGGACTTAAGCCTTTAGATGTGGCGTTTATGAAGGCAATACACAACAAGGTGAATATTGTGCCTGTCATTGCAAAAGCTGACACTCTCACCCTGAAGGAACGGGAGCGGCTGAAGAAAAGGATTCTGGATGAAATTGAAGAACATAACATCAAAATCTATCACTTACCTGATGCAGAATCAGATGAAGATGAAGATTTTAAAGAGCAGACTAGACTTCTGAAGGCTAGCATCCCGTTCTCTGTGGTTGGCTCCAATCAGTTGATTGAAGCCAAAGGAAAGAAGGTCAGAGGCCGCCTCTACCCCTGGGGTGTTGTGGAGGTGGAGAACCCAGAGCACAACGACTTTCTGAAGCTGAGAACCATGCTCATCACACACATGCAGGATCTCCAGGAGGTGACCCAGGACCTTCATTATGAAAACTTCCGTTCTGAGAGACTTAAGAGAGGCGGCAGGAAAGTGGAGAATGAGGACGTGAATAAAGACCAGATCTTGCTGGAAAAAGAAGCTGAGCTCCGCCGCATGCAAGAGATGATTGCAAGGATGCAGGCGCAGATGCAGATGCAGATGCAGACCGGGGATGGCGATGGTGGGGCTCTCGGGCATCACGTGTAA